GCAGGTTATGATGGTGGGTATGGAAACAAAATTGTCATTGATCACCAAAACGGAATTCGTACAGTTTATGGTCACTTAGCATCAATCGGAGTTCGTACAGGACAAACGGTTGCAAAAGGGTCAAGCATTGGAGTAATGGGTTCAACTGGAGACTCTACGGGTGTTCATTTACACTTTGAAGTATACAAAAATGGTGCGCTTCAAAATCCTATTTCTTATTTACGTTAAATTTTTTTCCAATAAGTCCTTAGACTTTCGTTAGTCTATGGGCTTTTTTCTTTTAGTCTAAGGAACTTTGTTTATCTAAGT
The DNA window shown above is from Bacillus sp. T3 and carries:
- a CDS encoding M23 family metallopeptidase, with the translated sequence MIPSRGDGSLAWPTVGGYISSQMGYRDGKMHKGIDIARPSNRTIKAADNGVVVSAGYDGGYGNKIVIDHQNGIRTVYGHLASIGVRTGQTVAKGSSIGVMGSTGDSTGVHLHFEVYKNGALQNPISYLR